Proteins co-encoded in one Flavobacterium fluviale genomic window:
- a CDS encoding OmpA/MotB family protein encodes MRKIVIALSVLMALTSCVSKKKYAELEAKNKETQDLLNSCTVKLNTCLEEKAGLAATAESYKQHNQDLINSSKDLTILTTKGAENLEKSLESLKEKDLKISRLQDALTKKDSVTLALVTSLKGAVGINDPDIEINVEKGVVFISIADKLLFKSGSYEVTDAAKGVLAKVAKVVNDKPDFECMVEGHTDNVPYKSNGIILDNWDLSVKRSTSIVRVLTNDLGVNPAKLIAAGRSSYVPLVANDSAENKARNRRTRIVVMPKIDQFYDMIEKEMKKQAK; translated from the coding sequence ATGAGAAAAATAGTTATCGCACTATCAGTATTAATGGCACTAACATCATGTGTTTCTAAAAAGAAATACGCTGAGTTGGAAGCTAAAAACAAAGAGACTCAAGATTTGTTAAACTCATGTACTGTAAAATTAAATACGTGCTTAGAAGAAAAAGCTGGATTAGCTGCTACAGCTGAAAGCTACAAACAACATAATCAAGATTTAATCAACAGCTCTAAAGATTTAACTATCTTAACAACTAAAGGTGCTGAAAATCTTGAAAAATCTCTTGAAAGCTTAAAAGAAAAAGATTTAAAAATTTCTAGACTTCAAGATGCCTTAACTAAAAAAGACAGTGTTACTTTAGCATTAGTTACAAGTTTAAAAGGTGCAGTTGGAATCAACGATCCAGATATCGAAATCAATGTTGAAAAAGGAGTTGTATTTATCTCTATCGCTGATAAATTATTATTCAAAAGCGGTAGCTATGAAGTAACTGACGCTGCAAAAGGTGTATTAGCTAAAGTTGCAAAAGTAGTTAACGACAAACCAGATTTCGAATGTATGGTTGAAGGACACACAGATAACGTTCCTTACAAAAGCAACGGAATTATCTTAGACAACTGGGATTTAAGTGTGAAACGTTCTACTTCTATCGTTCGTGTATTAACAAACGATCTAGGTGTTAACCCAGCTAAATTAATTGCTGCAGGTAGAAGTTCTTACGTACCATTAGTTGCTAATGATTCTGCTGAAAACAAAGCACGTAACAGAAGAACTCGTATCGTAGTTATGCCAAAAATCGATCAATTCTATGATATGATTGAAAAAGAAATGAAAAAACAAGCTAAATAA
- a CDS encoding thiol-disulfide oxidoreductase DCC family protein codes for MEDIPKNKKIILFDGVCNLCNSAVQFIIKKDKKDIFRFVALQSELGISICKHLGISFSKMDSIILYDPGTAYFYKSSAAIEIGKNFGGFWKLIPIFRIVPIFISDFIYDYVAKNRYNWYGKKESCMIPTPELKSKFL; via the coding sequence ATGGAAGATATTCCAAAGAATAAAAAAATAATCCTTTTTGACGGAGTTTGCAATCTCTGCAACTCTGCTGTACAATTTATTATAAAAAAAGACAAAAAAGATATTTTTAGATTTGTCGCATTGCAGTCAGAATTAGGTATTTCGATTTGCAAACATCTGGGAATTAGTTTTTCAAAAATGGACAGTATTATTTTATACGATCCGGGAACAGCTTATTTTTATAAATCTTCAGCAGCAATTGAGATAGGAAAAAACTTTGGAGGTTTTTGGAAATTAATTCCAATTTTTAGAATTGTTCCAATTTTCATCAGCGATTTCATTTACGATTATGTTGCCAAAAACCGATACAATTGGTATGGCAAAAAAGAAAGCTGCATGATTCCTACACCGGAACTGAAATCGAAATTTCTTTAA
- the holA gene encoding DNA polymerase III subunit delta, whose product MDEVVKIVNDIKAGNIKPIYFLMGEEPYYIDKLSEYIEQNVLAEEEKGFNQTVLYGRDVSIDDIVSTAKRYPMMADRQVVIVKEAQDLSRTIDKIESYVDNPMETTVLVFCYKYKTLDKRKKVTKLLAQKGVVYESKKLYENQVGDWIKRVLAGKKYTIDPKANAMLVEFLGTDLSKINNELEKLQIILPQGTMIMPEHIEENIGFSKDYNVFELRKAIGERNQLKAYKIAENFAHNPKEYPLVMTTGLVFGFFVQLLKYHGLKDKNPKNVAVAIGVNPYFLKEYDLAVKNYPMRKVSQIVGALRDIDIKSKGVGANALPQSDLLKEMLYKIFN is encoded by the coding sequence ATGGACGAAGTAGTAAAAATTGTTAACGATATAAAAGCCGGAAATATTAAGCCAATTTATTTTTTAATGGGTGAAGAACCTTATTATATAGATAAATTGTCTGAATATATTGAGCAGAATGTTTTGGCTGAAGAAGAAAAAGGCTTTAATCAGACAGTTTTGTACGGAAGAGATGTTTCTATTGATGATATTGTTTCAACAGCAAAACGCTATCCTATGATGGCTGATCGTCAAGTTGTTATTGTGAAAGAAGCTCAGGATTTGTCCCGAACAATTGATAAAATAGAATCTTACGTAGATAATCCGATGGAAACTACAGTGCTGGTTTTTTGTTATAAATATAAAACACTCGATAAACGTAAAAAGGTCACTAAACTTTTAGCACAAAAAGGTGTCGTTTACGAAAGCAAAAAGTTATACGAAAATCAAGTTGGCGATTGGATTAAGCGTGTTTTGGCTGGTAAAAAATATACTATTGATCCTAAGGCTAATGCTATGCTTGTAGAATTTTTAGGTACAGATTTAAGTAAAATTAATAATGAACTTGAAAAACTCCAGATCATTTTACCACAGGGAACTATGATTATGCCCGAGCATATTGAAGAAAATATTGGTTTTAGCAAAGATTATAATGTTTTCGAACTTCGAAAAGCAATTGGTGAACGTAATCAGTTGAAGGCTTATAAAATAGCGGAAAATTTTGCTCATAATCCAAAAGAATATCCTCTAGTAATGACAACAGGATTAGTATTCGGATTTTTTGTGCAGCTTCTAAAATATCACGGTTTAAAAGATAAAAATCCAAAGAATGTTGCTGTAGCAATTGGGGTAAATCCATATTTTTTGAAAGAATATGATTTGGCTGTAAAAAATTATCCAATGCGAAAGGTTAGCCAGATAGTTGGCGCTTTAAGAGATATTGATATTAAAAGTAAAGGTGTGGGGGCCAATGCTTTACCACAATCTGATTTGCTGAAAGAAATGCTGTATAAAATATTTAATTAA
- a CDS encoding L-threonylcarbamoyladenylate synthase: MAEFIKIYSDKPSEAAIAKVVKVLQNGGLVIYPTDTVYGLGCDITNSRALEKIAKIKGVKLEKANFSFICHDLSNLSDYVRQIDTSTFKILKRALPGPYTFILPGNNNLPKEFKKKTTVGIRVPDNNIILEIVRQLGNPVVSTSIRDEDDVIEYTTDPELIFEKWQNLVDLVIDGGYGDNVGSTIIDLSEHEPVIVREGKGDIDIL; encoded by the coding sequence ATGGCTGAGTTCATAAAAATATATTCAGATAAACCTAGTGAAGCTGCAATTGCAAAAGTTGTAAAAGTACTTCAGAATGGTGGATTGGTGATTTATCCAACAGATACTGTTTACGGTTTAGGGTGTGATATAACCAATTCTAGAGCATTAGAGAAAATTGCTAAAATTAAAGGAGTCAAATTGGAGAAAGCTAATTTCTCATTCATTTGCCACGATTTGAGCAATCTGTCAGATTACGTGCGTCAGATTGATACTTCTACTTTTAAAATTTTAAAAAGAGCTTTGCCAGGACCATATACTTTTATTTTACCTGGAAATAATAATCTTCCAAAAGAATTTAAAAAGAAAACTACAGTTGGTATTCGTGTTCCTGACAACAATATTATATTAGAAATTGTACGTCAGTTAGGAAATCCAGTAGTCTCAACTTCTATTCGTGATGAAGATGATGTAATTGAATATACAACAGATCCAGAATTGATTTTTGAGAAATGGCAGAATCTTGTAGACTTAGTTATTGATGGAGGATATGGAGATAATGTTGGTTCAACTATTATAGATTTATCTGAACATGAACCAGTTATTGTAAGAGAAGGAAAAGGCGATATTGATATTTTGTAA
- the ettA gene encoding energy-dependent translational throttle protein EttA, with protein MSDDKKVIFSMQKLSKTYQGADKPVLKNIYLSFFYGAKIGILGLNGSGKSSLLKIIAGVDKNYQGDVVFQPGYTVGYLEQEPILDDSKTVIEIVREGAAETMAVLEEYNQINDLFGLEENYSDPDKMDKLMDRQAALQDKIDALGAWEIDTKLEIAMDALRTPEGDTPIKNLSGGERRRVALCRLLLQQPDVLLLDEPTNHLDAESVLWLEQHLAQYAGTVIAVTHDRYFLDNVAGWILELDRGEGIPWKGNYSSWLDQKSNRMAQEEKVASKRRKTLERELEWVRQGAKGRQTKQKARLQNYDKLLNEDQKQLDENLEIYIPNGPRLGTNVIEAKNVAKAFGDKLLYDNLNFTLPQAGIVGIIGPNGAGKSTIFKMIMGEQATDSGEFSVGETVKIAYVDQSHSNIDPNKSIWENFADGQELVMMGGKQVNSRAYLSRFNFGGGEQNKKVSMLSGGERNRLHLAMTLKEEGNVLLLDEPTNDLDVNTLRALEEGLENFAGCAVIISHDRWFLDRICTHILAFEGDSEVYFFEGSFSDYEENKKKRLGGDLTPKRLKYRKLIR; from the coding sequence ATGTCAGACGATAAGAAAGTAATTTTCTCAATGCAGAAATTGAGTAAAACCTATCAGGGAGCAGACAAACCTGTTCTTAAAAATATTTACTTGAGTTTCTTTTACGGAGCAAAAATTGGTATTTTAGGACTTAACGGTTCTGGGAAATCTTCACTTTTAAAGATTATTGCTGGAGTAGATAAGAACTATCAAGGAGATGTGGTTTTTCAGCCAGGTTATACTGTTGGGTATTTAGAACAAGAACCAATTCTTGATGATTCTAAAACAGTTATCGAAATTGTTCGCGAAGGAGCAGCTGAAACTATGGCAGTTTTAGAAGAGTACAATCAGATAAACGATTTATTCGGTCTTGAAGAGAATTATTCAGATCCAGATAAAATGGATAAATTGATGGACCGTCAAGCAGCATTACAAGATAAAATTGATGCTCTTGGTGCTTGGGAAATCGATACAAAATTAGAAATTGCAATGGATGCATTGCGTACTCCAGAAGGAGATACGCCTATTAAAAACCTTTCAGGAGGTGAGCGCCGTCGTGTGGCTTTATGCCGTTTGTTATTACAGCAGCCAGATGTATTGTTATTAGATGAGCCTACCAACCACCTTGATGCTGAGTCAGTTTTGTGGTTAGAACAACATTTAGCACAATATGCAGGAACTGTTATTGCGGTAACGCACGATAGATATTTCCTTGATAATGTTGCCGGTTGGATTTTAGAGTTGGATAGAGGAGAAGGTATTCCGTGGAAAGGAAATTATTCTTCTTGGTTAGACCAAAAATCAAACCGTATGGCTCAGGAAGAAAAAGTGGCTTCTAAACGTAGAAAAACTTTAGAGCGTGAGTTGGAGTGGGTTCGCCAAGGAGCAAAAGGTCGTCAGACAAAACAAAAAGCTCGTTTACAGAACTACGACAAATTATTAAACGAAGATCAAAAACAACTAGATGAAAATCTAGAAATTTATATCCCGAACGGTCCGCGTTTAGGTACAAATGTTATTGAAGCTAAAAATGTTGCCAAAGCTTTTGGCGATAAATTATTGTATGATAACTTGAACTTTACGCTGCCACAAGCAGGAATTGTTGGTATTATCGGACCAAACGGTGCTGGTAAATCTACAATTTTCAAAATGATTATGGGAGAACAAGCTACGGACAGTGGAGAATTTTCGGTTGGTGAAACTGTAAAAATTGCTTATGTAGATCAGTCTCACTCCAATATCGATCCGAACAAATCGATCTGGGAAAATTTTGCCGATGGTCAGGAATTAGTGATGATGGGAGGAAAGCAGGTTAACTCAAGAGCTTATTTATCTCGTTTCAACTTTGGTGGAGGCGAGCAAAATAAAAAAGTTTCAATGCTTTCAGGTGGAGAGCGTAATCGTTTGCACTTGGCAATGACATTGAAAGAAGAAGGAAACGTACTTTTACTGGATGAGCCTACGAATGACCTAGATGTAAATACGCTTCGAGCACTAGAAGAAGGTTTGGAGAATTTTGCGGGTTGTGCCGTAATTATTTCGCACGACAGATGGTTCTTAGATAGAATTTGTACGCACATCTTAGCTTTCGAAGGAGATTCTGAAGTTTATTTCTTCGAAGGAAGTTTTTCAGATTATGAAGAAAACAAAAAGAAACGTCTTGGTGGTGACTTAACTCCAAAACGTTTGAAATATAGAAAGTTAATTAGATAA
- a CDS encoding ATP-dependent helicase, producing MQKYIDQLNEAQRQPVLKKDGPMIIIAGAGSGKTRVLTIRIAYLMAQGVDAFNILSLTFTNKAAREMKHRISDIVGASEAKNLWMGTFHSIFARILRAESDHLGYPSNFTIYDSQDSARLISSIIKEMQLDRDIYKPKQILGRISSYKNSLITVKAYFNNPELVEADAMAKRPRLGEIYQQYVERCFKAGAMDFDDLLLKTNELLTRFPEVLAKYQDRFRYILVDEYQDTNHSQYLIVRALSDRFQNICVVGDDAQSIYAFRGANINNILNFQKDYEGVVMFRLEQNYRSTRNIVEAANTVMEHNKTKLDKVVWTANEFGPKIKVHRSLTDAEEGRFVASTIFEQKMQNQLHNGAFAILYRTNAQSRAMEDALRKRDIPYRIYGGLSFYQRKEIKDVLCYLRLVLNPKDEEALIRVINYPARGIGDTTVEKLTIAANHYKRSIWEVMVNIDKIDLKLNAGTKNKLKDFVTMIQSFQVIDQNQDAFYITDHVAKKTGLVQELKKDATPEGMAKIQNIEELLNGIKDFTEGQREIDGARGALSEFMEDVALATDLDKDTNDEDRVALMTIHLAKGLEFPHVFVVGMEEDLFPSAMSMSTRSELEEERRLFYVALTRAEHQAYLTYAQSRYRWGKLTDSEPSRFIEEIDGQFLEYLTPAETNYRYKSPIDGDIFGDVDKSKLRLAKPVGGTPPKHVTDNNPKPDLNIRKLKPVGTNPNSSAPNLFDSKLTVGNVVMHERFGKGEVINLEGVGADKKAEIKFEVGGIKKLLLRFAKLDVVG from the coding sequence ATGCAGAAATATATTGACCAGCTCAACGAAGCGCAAAGACAGCCCGTTCTTAAAAAAGATGGGCCAATGATTATTATTGCTGGTGCAGGTTCGGGAAAAACCCGAGTTCTAACAATTAGAATTGCTTATTTGATGGCTCAAGGCGTTGATGCCTTCAATATCTTATCGCTGACTTTTACCAATAAAGCGGCCCGAGAAATGAAACACAGGATTTCGGATATTGTTGGGGCGAGCGAGGCAAAGAACCTTTGGATGGGAACGTTTCACTCTATTTTTGCGCGTATCCTGCGTGCAGAATCTGATCATTTAGGTTATCCTTCCAATTTTACCATATATGATTCTCAGGATTCGGCTAGATTAATTTCCTCGATTATTAAAGAAATGCAGCTGGATCGAGATATTTACAAACCAAAACAAATTTTGGGGCGTATATCTAGTTACAAAAATAGCTTGATTACGGTAAAAGCCTATTTTAATAATCCCGAATTGGTTGAAGCAGATGCAATGGCAAAAAGACCAAGATTGGGAGAAATATATCAGCAGTATGTGGAGCGCTGTTTTAAAGCCGGAGCAATGGATTTTGATGATTTATTGTTGAAAACCAATGAATTGCTAACTCGTTTTCCAGAAGTTCTGGCTAAATATCAAGATCGTTTTCGTTATATTTTGGTTGATGAGTACCAAGATACAAATCACTCTCAGTATTTGATTGTTAGGGCTTTGTCTGATAGATTTCAGAATATTTGTGTGGTTGGAGATGATGCGCAGAGTATTTATGCTTTCCGTGGTGCGAATATTAATAACATTTTGAATTTCCAGAAGGATTATGAAGGTGTAGTAATGTTTCGTTTAGAGCAGAATTACCGTTCGACAAGAAATATTGTTGAAGCGGCAAATACTGTAATGGAACATAATAAGACCAAGTTGGATAAAGTAGTTTGGACTGCAAACGAATTTGGTCCTAAAATTAAAGTTCACAGAAGTTTGACAGATGCTGAAGAAGGGCGTTTTGTAGCCAGTACAATTTTTGAGCAGAAAATGCAGAATCAGCTTCATAATGGTGCTTTTGCAATTTTGTATCGTACGAATGCTCAGTCACGTGCGATGGAGGATGCTTTGAGAAAACGTGATATTCCGTATAGAATTTACGGCGGATTGTCGTTCTACCAACGTAAGGAAATTAAGGATGTTTTATGTTATTTACGCTTGGTTCTGAATCCGAAAGATGAAGAGGCTTTGATTCGTGTAATTAATTATCCTGCACGTGGAATTGGAGATACAACGGTAGAAAAATTGACAATTGCAGCCAATCATTACAAACGATCGATTTGGGAAGTAATGGTTAATATTGACAAGATCGATTTAAAACTGAATGCTGGCACAAAAAATAAACTGAAAGATTTTGTAACGATGATTCAGAGTTTTCAGGTTATAGATCAGAATCAAGATGCTTTTTATATTACAGACCACGTTGCAAAGAAAACTGGTTTGGTTCAGGAATTGAAGAAAGATGCTACACCGGAAGGAATGGCGAAAATTCAGAATATAGAAGAGCTTTTAAACGGTATTAAAGATTTTACCGAAGGGCAGAGAGAAATTGATGGAGCAAGAGGCGCGCTTTCTGAATTTATGGAAGATGTGGCTTTGGCAACAGATTTAGATAAAGATACCAACGATGAAGATCGTGTAGCTTTAATGACGATTCACTTAGCAAAAGGACTTGAATTCCCACACGTTTTTGTGGTGGGTATGGAAGAGGATTTGTTCCCGAGTGCTATGAGTATGAGTACGAGAAGTGAATTGGAAGAAGAACGTCGTTTGTTTTACGTAGCTTTAACTCGTGCAGAACATCAGGCGTATTTGACTTATGCGCAATCTCGTTACCGCTGGGGAAAATTGACCGATAGTGAACCATCTCGTTTTATTGAAGAAATTGACGGGCAGTTTTTAGAATATCTAACCCCTGCAGAAACAAATTACCGCTATAAATCACCAATTGATGGAGATATTTTTGGTGACGTTGATAAATCTAAACTTAGATTAGCAAAACCAGTTGGAGGAACGCCTCCAAAACATGTTACAGATAATAATCCGAAACCGGATCTGAATATTAGAAAGTTAAAACCAGTCGGAACCAATCCGAATTCAAGTGCACCCAATTTGTTTGACAGTAAACTGACTGTTGGAAATGTAGTAATGCACGAACGTTTCGGAAAAGGAGAAGTGATTAATTTAGAAGGAGTTGGAGCTGATAAAAAAGCAGAAATCAAATTTGAAGTAGGAGGAATTAAGAAACTCTTGCTAAGATTTGCTAAATTAGATGTGGTTGGATAG
- a CDS encoding CAL67264 family membrane protein, with protein sequence MNKNTVLGWGTFIMVLMGLLLIGLGIFRYSEVSGWGFAAVGVGFLANAWVFNALKGRV encoded by the coding sequence ATGAATAAAAATACCGTTTTAGGATGGGGTACTTTTATAATGGTACTTATGGGATTGTTACTTATAGGTCTTGGTATTTTTAGATACAGTGAAGTATCAGGCTGGGGATTTGCTGCAGTGGGAGTTGGATTTTTAGCTAATGCCTGGGTTTTTAATGCTTTAAAAGGCAGGGTTTAA
- a CDS encoding glycosyltransferase family 2 protein, which yields MDKIAVVILNWNGVKLLEQFLPSVIQFSEGASIYVADNDSTDNSVDFVTENFPTVKIVKNSENHGFAKGYNDALKHIDAEIFALVNSDIEVTENWLKPIIETFDTENQTAIIQPKILDFKNKEYFEYAGAAGGFIDKFGYPFCRGRIFETIEKDNGQFDDNIEIFWASGACFFIRKKVFQELGGFDESFFAHQEEIDLCWRASNEGHIIKYNCKSVVYHVGGATLQQGNPKKTYLNFRNSLLMMVKNLPRRRLFFVIFFRMILDGIAGIRFLTQGKVGHTFAILKAHFSFYCLSLKYIGKRKDFQIQQYYMVKSIVFLYYIRKLTLFKEIFNSIQNIKN from the coding sequence TTGGATAAAATAGCAGTTGTCATTTTAAATTGGAACGGGGTAAAATTGCTGGAGCAGTTTTTACCATCTGTTATTCAGTTTTCAGAAGGAGCATCTATATATGTTGCTGATAACGACTCTACAGATAATTCTGTTGACTTTGTTACAGAAAATTTCCCTACCGTAAAGATTGTCAAAAACTCAGAAAATCATGGCTTTGCAAAAGGTTATAACGATGCGTTAAAACATATTGACGCCGAAATTTTTGCATTGGTAAATTCCGATATTGAAGTTACCGAAAACTGGCTGAAGCCTATTATTGAAACTTTTGATACTGAAAATCAAACCGCTATCATTCAGCCTAAAATTCTGGATTTTAAAAATAAAGAATATTTTGAGTATGCGGGAGCAGCGGGTGGTTTTATCGATAAATTTGGTTATCCTTTTTGTCGTGGCAGAATCTTCGAAACAATAGAAAAAGACAACGGACAATTTGATGATAATATTGAAATATTCTGGGCATCAGGAGCTTGCTTTTTTATCAGAAAAAAAGTTTTTCAGGAATTAGGCGGATTTGATGAAAGCTTTTTTGCGCATCAAGAAGAAATAGATTTATGCTGGCGTGCTTCTAACGAAGGGCATATTATAAAATACAATTGTAAATCAGTGGTTTACCATGTTGGAGGAGCAACATTACAACAAGGAAACCCAAAAAAGACCTATTTGAATTTTAGAAATTCATTATTAATGATGGTCAAAAATCTGCCGAGAAGAAGATTATTTTTTGTGATTTTCTTTCGTATGATTTTAGATGGTATTGCAGGTATCCGTTTTCTTACACAAGGTAAAGTAGGACATACTTTTGCGATTTTAAAGGCACATTTTTCATTTTATTGCTTATCTTTAAAATATATCGGAAAAAGAAAAGATTTTCAGATACAGCAATACTATATGGTTAAAAGCATCGTTTTCCTTTATTATATCAGGAAACTGACTCTATTTAAAGAAATCTTTAACAGTATTCAAAATATTAAAAACTAA
- a CDS encoding endonuclease MutS2, with product MISITEKTLQDLQFPTVLETISDGCNTDIGKEKALQIKPFRDKEELMQSLMQTSEYVSSFQNNNAIPNHGFDAITHEIKFLAIEDSFLEVGSFRKIANLSATTNVLLSFLKKFDDYYPNLNARASRVELTKDIITAIDAIVDKYGEIKDNASPALLSIRQNMNLVRGKVNQSFGVALTQYNGLGYLDDIKESFVQNRRVLAVLAMYRRKVKGSILGSSKTGSIAYIEPEATLKYSRELANLEYEEKEEITRILKNLSNVIRPYLPLLIEYQDFLSDIDVVAGKAKYANRINGILPEITEERRLFFREAYHPILYLNNKQKNEVTHPQTIELKQENRIIVISGPNAGGKTISLKTVGLLQLMLQSGILIPVHERSETFLFDRILTDIGDNQSIENHLSTYSYRLKNMNYFLKKCNKKTMFLIDEFGTGSDPELGGALAEIFLEEFYHREAFGIITTHYSNLKILANELPYATNANMMFDEKSLEPMYKLALGQAGSSFTFEVAQKNGIPFGLINRAKKKIEVGKVRFDKTIATLQKERSKLEKTSLNLKEEETRAREESKKMENINTRIQQKLESYQELYDSNQKIIYIGQKIDDIAEKYFNNKNKKELIGEFLKIVEIENSKRKKATPKETKAKVEKQKEIIAEVQVKVEEIRKEKKEKKLKPVIEKPRPILKVGDRVRMMDGRSIGSIDSIEKNKATVNYGIFTSKVSLDELELVEAVKK from the coding sequence ATGATCAGTATTACCGAAAAAACATTACAAGACTTACAATTTCCAACAGTACTCGAAACCATTTCAGATGGATGCAACACCGATATTGGAAAAGAAAAGGCTTTACAAATAAAACCATTTAGAGATAAAGAAGAATTGATGCAGTCATTAATGCAGACATCAGAATATGTTTCTTCTTTTCAAAATAATAACGCGATTCCTAATCATGGATTCGATGCTATAACTCATGAAATTAAATTTTTAGCAATCGAAGACAGTTTCTTGGAAGTAGGCAGTTTTAGAAAAATTGCCAATCTTTCTGCAACTACAAATGTCTTACTGAGTTTCCTCAAAAAATTTGACGACTATTATCCTAATCTCAATGCAAGAGCTTCTCGGGTAGAATTGACAAAAGACATTATTACGGCAATTGATGCAATTGTCGATAAATATGGAGAAATTAAGGATAATGCTTCGCCAGCTTTATTAAGTATTCGCCAGAATATGAATTTGGTACGTGGAAAAGTAAATCAAAGTTTTGGCGTTGCGCTTACACAATATAATGGTTTAGGATATTTGGATGATATTAAAGAAAGCTTTGTACAAAACCGCAGGGTTTTAGCAGTGCTAGCAATGTATCGCCGTAAAGTAAAAGGTTCTATTTTAGGAAGTTCCAAAACAGGAAGCATTGCTTACATTGAACCAGAAGCTACTCTAAAATATTCAAGAGAGTTAGCAAATTTAGAATATGAAGAGAAGGAAGAAATTACGAGAATTTTAAAAAATCTGTCAAACGTAATTCGTCCTTACTTACCTTTATTAATTGAATATCAGGACTTTTTAAGTGATATTGATGTTGTTGCGGGAAAAGCAAAATACGCCAATCGCATTAACGGAATCTTGCCCGAAATTACAGAAGAAAGAAGATTATTTTTTAGAGAAGCCTATCATCCGATTTTGTATTTGAACAACAAACAAAAAAATGAAGTTACACATCCGCAGACCATTGAGCTAAAACAGGAAAATAGAATTATCGTAATTTCTGGACCAAACGCCGGCGGGAAAACTATTTCTCTAAAAACCGTTGGTTTATTACAATTGATGCTGCAGTCTGGAATTTTAATTCCGGTACACGAAAGAAGCGAAACTTTCTTATTTGATAGAATCTTAACTGACATTGGAGACAACCAATCTATTGAAAATCATTTAAGTACTTATAGTTACAGATTAAAAAATATGAATTATTTCTTGAAGAAATGCAACAAGAAAACCATGTTTTTAATTGACGAATTTGGTACAGGTTCTGATCCTGAATTGGGAGGTGCTTTGGCTGAGATTTTTTTAGAAGAATTTTATCATCGTGAAGCTTTCGGAATTATAACAACGCACTATTCCAATTTAAAAATTTTGGCAAACGAATTACCATATGCCACAAATGCCAATATGATGTTCGACGAAAAGTCTCTAGAACCAATGTACAAATTGGCGTTGGGTCAGGCAGGAAGTTCGTTTACATTTGAAGTTGCCCAAAAAAATGGAATTCCGTTTGGATTGATTAATCGTGCGAAAAAGAAAATCGAAGTTGGAAAAGTTCGTTTTGATAAAACCATTGCGACTCTTCAAAAAGAAAGGTCAAAGCTTGAAAAAACTTCTTTGAATTTAAAAGAAGAAGAAACTCGTGCACGTGAAGAAAGTAAAAAGATGGAAAACATCAATACTAGAATCCAGCAAAAATTGGAAAGCTATCAAGAACTATATGACAGTAACCAAAAGATTATTTACATTGGACAAAAAATTGATGACATCGCCGAAAAATATTTCAACAACAAAAATAAAAAAGAACTAATAGGTGAATTTTTAAAAATAGTTGAAATTGAAAATTCAAAACGAAAAAAAGCAACTCCAAAAGAAACCAAAGCAAAAGTTGAAAAACAAAAAGAAATTATTGCTGAAGTTCAGGTAAAAGTTGAGGAAATTCGAAAAGAGAAAAAAGAGAAAAAATTAAAACCTGTTATAGAAAAACCAAGACCAATTTTAAAAGTGGGCGACCGAGTAAGAATGATGGACGGAAGATCTATTGGAAGTATCGATTCAATAGAAAAAAATAAAGCAACAGTAAATTATGGAATTTTTACATCGAAAGTAAGCTTAGACGAATTGGAGTTAGTTGAAGCTGTGAAAAAATAG
- a CDS encoding type I restriction enzyme HsdR N-terminal domain-containing protein, whose protein sequence is MLKLNFPAYTFRFKNSENKVSIFDEIRKKFIILTPEEWVRQHVVHFLMYEKKYPKSLINVEKVLTVNGLRKRYDVVVFNSDGTIHILVECKAPEVKISQATFDQIARYNMTMQARFLNVTNGLNHFYCQMDFENEKYEFLRNLPDYKENH, encoded by the coding sequence ATGTTAAAACTTAATTTCCCTGCTTACACTTTCCGATTCAAAAATAGCGAAAATAAAGTGTCTATTTTTGATGAGATCAGGAAAAAATTTATAATTCTCACGCCAGAAGAATGGGTTCGCCAGCACGTTGTTCATTTTTTAATGTACGAGAAAAAGTATCCCAAATCACTAATAAATGTAGAGAAGGTTTTAACGGTCAACGGATTACGAAAACGTTACGATGTTGTAGTTTTCAACTCAGATGGTACTATACATATATTAGTAGAATGTAAAGCACCAGAAGTTAAAATCTCTCAGGCAACTTTTGACCAAATTGCCCGTTATAATATGACGATGCAGGCACGGTTTTTGAATGTCACAAACGGACTAAACCATTTTTATTGTCAGATGGATTTTGAAAACGAAAAATATGAGTTTTTAAGAAACCTGCCTGATTATAAAGAAAACCATTAA